The Longimicrobium sp. nucleotide sequence ACCGTCCCGCCGTGCGGTTCACAATTTCCGCCGCCTCGCCCGCCGAGAACGCGTGATGATCCGGGTACAGCGCCGGCTCCACCTCCGCCCCGGCCTCGCGCAGGTGCTGCAGGTAGGGACCTGGCGTGGCGAGCGCGGCCACGGCCACGACTGATCGCCCCGCCAGCGCGTCCAGCGGCATCCCTGCCCCGCCACCGAGCGGCACCAGCCCCACTGGCCTCAGCGCGACCTGCACGACCGGCTTGCCCGGATGGAGCCGCGCAACCTCAGCCGCCACCTCGCGCGCCCGCGGCGCACCCGCGGACTTCCGCGTGAGCACGATCACGTCCGCGCGCCCGAGCGCCTGTGTGCCCTCGCGCCAGGGTCCGCGCGGAAGCACCCGCGGGCGGGCGGACCATCCGTCGACGGCCACCAGCACCAGGTCCAGGTCCCGTGCCAGCGCGCGGTGCTGAAAGGCATCGTCGAGCACCAGGACGTCGCATCCCGCTGCCACGGCCTCCCGCGCGGGATCGATCCGCCTGGCACCGCGGAAGACGGGGACATCGGGGTTCAGCTCGCGGTGCACCACGATCTCGTCCTCGCCGTAGCCGCGGAGCACAATGGCGGGGAGCCGCCCCCACTCCCGCAGGCGCGCCGCCAGCCACGCGGCGAATGGCGTCTTCCCCGCCCCGCCCACAGCCACGTTCCCGACGCTGATCACCGGAACGTCCACGCGCTCCGTGCGGAGCCACCCCGCGTCGTAGCCCCGGTTGCGGAGCGCGACGCCGACGCGGAATGCGGCCTCGGCCGGTGCGAGGGCGACGCGGAGCGCGTGCCCGGCGGCGCCTGCTTCGCCCGCCCACCAGCGGTGGACCCAGGCGTCGAGGCTCACGCGCTCCCCCTCCCCCGGCCCCTCCCCCGCAAACTGCGCGGGAGAGGGGGGAACTTCGATTCAGGTTGGCGGGTTGCCGTATGGTTTTCTTGGCACCCTGACAGACTCGGGTGCGTTGCGAGATCTCCGGCGCATTCCGCGGCTGCCCTCTCCCCCCGGCCCCCTCTCCCGCAAGCGGGAGAGGGGGAGAATTCATGGCGGATGGAGCTGGATGCGGCGCAGTCCCAGGCAGCCCCCTCGCCCCGGCCCTCTCCCCCGCTTCGCAGGGGAAAGGGAGAATTCGATCGCGCTCCGGGTGGCGTGGCGCACTCGATTGGCTCCCTTCCCCCGCGCAGTTTGCGGGGGAA carries:
- a CDS encoding tetraacyldisaccharide 4'-kinase; translated protein: MSLDAWVHRWWAGEAGAAGHALRVALAPAEAAFRVGVALRNRGYDAGWLRTERVDVPVISVGNVAVGGAGKTPFAAWLAARLREWGRLPAIVLRGYGEDEIVVHRELNPDVPVFRGARRIDPAREAVAAGCDVLVLDDAFQHRALARDLDLVLVAVDGWSARPRVLPRGPWREGTQALGRADVIVLTRKSAGAPRAREVAAEVARLHPGKPVVQVALRPVGLVPLGGGAGMPLDALAGRSVVAVAALATPGPYLQHLREAGAEVEPALYPDHHAFSAGEAAEIVNRTAGR